In a single window of the Flavivirga spongiicola genome:
- a CDS encoding DUF4199 domain-containing protein, with the protein MEKSLKSIAINHGLYLGIALSLFTLIGYAINLGLLVNYWVMLLILPLSIIIFGIISTSKIKGKFDGFLSFKEAFSSFFITVAIGVIVSTLVSIIIFNFIDPDAAIETKEILITNTENFMRGMNAPLEAIAESVEQIENQDTFSLGAQFKSLAQSLVFFAIIGLIVAAVMKKNNPDTE; encoded by the coding sequence ATGGAAAAATCTTTAAAGTCAATTGCCATAAATCATGGCTTATATTTAGGTATAGCTTTATCTTTATTTACACTCATAGGCTATGCTATTAACCTAGGCTTATTAGTGAATTATTGGGTTATGCTTTTAATTTTACCCTTATCAATCATAATTTTCGGAATTATTTCAACTTCAAAAATCAAAGGAAAATTCGATGGGTTTCTTTCTTTTAAGGAAGCTTTTTCTTCGTTCTTTATAACCGTAGCTATTGGAGTAATTGTTAGTACATTGGTCTCAATTATTATTTTTAATTTTATTGATCCTGATGCTGCAATAGAAACAAAGGAAATCCTAATAACTAATACCGAAAATTTTATGCGAGGAATGAATGCTCCCCTTGAAGCGATAGCGGAAAGCGTTGAACAAATCGAGAATCAAGATACTTTCTCTTTAGGAGCTCAATTTAAATCACTAGCCCAAAGCTTAGTATTCTTTGCCATAATCGGATTAATAGTTGCTGCAGTAATGAAAAAAAATAATCCAGACACAGAATAA
- a CDS encoding type B 50S ribosomal protein L31, whose product MRKGIHPENYRLVAFKDMSNDDVFLTKSTADTNETIEVDGVEYPLVKMEISRTSHPYYTGKSKLVDTAGRIDKFKTKYAKFKK is encoded by the coding sequence ATGAGAAAAGGTATACATCCAGAAAATTATAGATTAGTAGCATTTAAAGATATGTCTAATGATGATGTGTTTTTAACGAAATCTACAGCAGATACTAATGAAACAATAGAGGTTGATGGTGTTGAGTATCCACTTGTTAAAATGGAGATATCAAGAACATCACACCCATATTACACTGGTAAATCTAAACTAGTAGATACTGCTGGTCGTATTGATAAATTCAAAACTAAATACGCTAAATTTAAGAAATAA
- a CDS encoding lytic transglycosylase domain-containing protein — protein MKIAQKLLAFVGLLSLSALFIYALQDAPTDENFEKKLINDYNVYALQVPDDLNFAGEPVPLKNPDILERMDRELLVNTYWQSNGLLMFKRAKKYFPIIEPILKKHGIPDDFKYLAVIESGLTNAVSPAGARGVWQIMKVTGKENGLEVNANVDERYHLEKATEVACKYLLKSKKRLGSWTLAAAAYNAGNAGVSRKLKEQNVSSYYDLLLIEETGRYIFRIVALKEILSNPAKYGFNFREKDLYNNVPTYKVTVDTAVTDFSKFAEGFDINYKILKLHNPWLRESHLNNKTKKLYTIDIPKKGYYDVQ, from the coding sequence ATGAAGATAGCACAGAAACTATTAGCGTTTGTGGGATTATTAAGTTTGTCAGCCCTATTTATTTATGCCTTACAAGACGCTCCAACGGATGAAAATTTTGAAAAAAAATTAATTAATGATTATAACGTTTATGCATTACAAGTCCCAGATGATTTAAATTTTGCTGGTGAACCAGTGCCGCTTAAAAATCCTGATATTTTAGAGCGAATGGATAGAGAATTATTAGTTAATACGTATTGGCAATCTAACGGATTGTTGATGTTTAAACGTGCCAAAAAGTATTTCCCAATTATAGAACCTATTTTAAAAAAACACGGTATTCCTGACGATTTTAAATATTTAGCAGTTATAGAAAGTGGTTTAACAAATGCAGTGTCTCCGGCCGGAGCTAGAGGTGTTTGGCAAATTATGAAAGTTACAGGTAAAGAAAATGGTTTAGAAGTTAATGCAAATGTTGACGAACGCTATCATTTAGAAAAAGCGACCGAGGTCGCATGCAAATATTTATTAAAATCTAAAAAGAGATTAGGTTCATGGACATTAGCAGCAGCAGCATATAATGCTGGTAATGCAGGTGTTTCTAGAAAATTAAAAGAGCAAAATGTTTCTAGTTACTATGATTTACTACTTATTGAGGAAACGGGGCGTTATATATTTAGAATAGTGGCATTAAAAGAAATTTTATCAAACCCTGCTAAATATGGTTTTAATTTTAGAGAAAAGGATTTATATAATAATGTTCCTACGTATAAAGTTACGGTAGATACAGCGGTAACCGATTTTTCTAAATTTGCAGAAGGATTTGATATTAATTACAAAATATTAAAACTTCATAACCCTTGGTTACGAGAATCACATTTAAATAATAAAACAAAAAAGTTATATACAATTGATATACCTAAAAAGGGGTATTATGATGTACAATAA
- a CDS encoding tetratricopeptide repeat protein gives MYNKIIKLIIAAGIIAYAVYQFTEGYIGNGIMLILLSLIFVFLYFKNEFILLAFLRLRKQDFDGAKKWLNKIKNPESALVKKQQGYYNYLHGIMVSQSNMNDAEKYFKKAISLGLSMDHDLAMAKLNLSGIAFSKRRKQEAQKLLSEAQKLDKQGMLTDQIKMMKQNMKRSQMPNQHYGSGGSLRSQKRRG, from the coding sequence ATGTACAATAAAATTATAAAACTAATTATAGCAGCTGGCATCATTGCTTATGCTGTATATCAATTTACTGAAGGTTACATAGGCAATGGTATAATGCTTATACTCCTCTCTTTAATTTTTGTATTCCTTTATTTTAAAAATGAGTTTATTTTATTAGCTTTTTTAAGATTACGTAAACAAGATTTTGACGGCGCAAAAAAATGGCTTAACAAAATTAAAAATCCTGAATCTGCTCTTGTAAAAAAACAGCAAGGGTATTATAATTATTTGCATGGTATTATGGTATCCCAAAGTAATATGAATGACGCCGAAAAATATTTTAAAAAGGCTATTTCTTTAGGATTATCTATGGATCATGATTTGGCCATGGCAAAATTAAATTTATCTGGTATTGCCTTTTCTAAACGTAGAAAGCAGGAAGCTCAAAAACTACTATCTGAAGCTCAAAAACTAGATAAACAGGGTATGCTGACTGATCAGATAAAAATGATGAAACAAAATATGAAACGTTCACAAATGCCTAATCAACATTATGGTAGTGGTGGTTCTTTAAGATCACAGAAAAGAAGAGGGTAA
- a CDS encoding alpha/beta hydrolase, which yields MDEEIIHVYLMPGMAASPIIFEYIKLPENQFKIHWLEWVLPINDESISDYALRMINNIKHENIVLLGVSFGGVLVQEISKHIHVRKLIIVSSVKSKHELPKHMALAKKTKAYTLVPTQLASNIDLLAKYVFGSSIKKRIDLYKRYLSVNDSKYLSWAIKQMVCWNQNENLSNIVHIHGDKDAVFPIKNITNCITIKNGTHIMIINKYKWFNENLPHIILEN from the coding sequence ATGGATGAAGAAATAATACATGTTTATTTAATGCCAGGAATGGCAGCGAGTCCCATAATTTTTGAGTATATAAAATTACCAGAAAATCAATTTAAGATTCATTGGCTTGAGTGGGTGTTACCAATTAATGATGAGTCTATTAGTGATTATGCATTACGAATGATCAATAATATAAAGCATGAAAATATTGTGCTGCTTGGTGTGTCATTTGGAGGTGTTTTGGTTCAGGAAATAAGTAAACATATACACGTTAGAAAACTCATTATAGTATCTAGTGTTAAATCAAAGCACGAATTACCTAAGCATATGGCGCTAGCCAAAAAAACTAAGGCCTATACCTTAGTGCCAACACAATTGGCTAGTAATATTGATTTACTTGCAAAGTATGTTTTTGGTAGCAGTATAAAAAAACGTATAGATTTATATAAAAGATATTTATCTGTTAATGATAGTAAATATTTAAGTTGGGCTATTAAACAAATGGTTTGTTGGAATCAAAACGAAAATCTATCAAATATTGTACATATTCACGGAGATAAGGACGCCGTGTTTCCTATTAAGAATATAACAAATTGTATCACCATAAAAAATGGGACACATATTATGATTATAAATAAATATAAATGGTTTAATGAGAATTTACCACATATAATTTTAGAAAACTAA
- a CDS encoding lysoplasmalogenase family protein has translation MLHILKNEKRTSIIFFVILTIDILVKLNLSSFPYRYVSKPPLILLLFFYYYFNTTEKRKKKKLWVILALFCFLIGDVLVIEHTNIIFLSASLLFFALAKVFLSLRLSHRSDFNIIRLIPFSVVIFSYTVFIVSFLYTSLKSFFVPALLSFFISLLLIQFGYIRKDVVDRVSYLYVFFGIIFYMLCESMMAIKTFKMDLPMQDILIMLFYGIAVYLIIFGIVKERKKEDDVSSF, from the coding sequence GTGTTACATATTTTAAAAAACGAAAAAAGAACCAGTATAATTTTCTTTGTTATATTGACTATAGATATTTTAGTTAAACTAAATCTTAGTTCTTTTCCATATCGATATGTCTCCAAACCACCTTTAATACTACTTTTGTTTTTTTATTACTATTTTAATACTACTGAGAAGAGAAAGAAAAAAAAGCTATGGGTAATTTTGGCATTGTTTTGCTTTCTAATAGGAGATGTCCTTGTTATCGAACATACTAATATTATTTTTTTAAGTGCCAGTTTACTTTTTTTCGCTTTAGCAAAAGTCTTTTTAAGTTTACGGCTTTCTCATAGATCAGATTTTAATATTATAAGACTGATTCCCTTTTCTGTAGTGATATTTTCTTACACAGTTTTTATAGTGAGTTTTCTTTACACTAGCTTAAAGAGTTTTTTTGTACCGGCATTACTTAGCTTTTTTATATCACTATTACTTATTCAATTTGGTTATATAAGAAAAGATGTTGTTGATAGAGTTAGCTATTTATATGTGTTTTTTGGGATTATTTTTTATATGCTTTGTGAGAGTATGATGGCTATAAAAACGTTTAAAATGGACTTACCAATGCAAGATATTTTAATTATGTTGTTTTATGGTATTGCTGTATATCTCATTATTTTTGGAATTGTAAAAGAGCGTAAAAAAGAGGATGATGTCAGTTCTTTTTAA
- a CDS encoding GlmU family protein, which yields MNYILFDGPSRNNLLPFTFTRPVADIRVGILTIREKWETFLKTTTTTITEDYLSDKYPMIEMEENVMINASCLPNLELVEMIKGLKENQAIFKDEAIIAFFAKEAQDDIDFDRFETFEFRESIIKIENTWDIFSKNGEAIQEDFNLITKDRISQPIPSSNNIIAPENIFIEEGATLEFVTLNASTGPIYIGENTEIMEGTTIRGSFALCEHAVVKMAAKIYGPTTVGPYSKVGGEIKNSVLFANSNKGHEGYLGNSVLGEWCNMGADTNTSNLKNNYAEVRLWNYETEGFAKIGSQFCGLMMGDHSKCGINTMFNTGTVVGVSANIFGSGFPRNFVPSFSWGGNSGFTTYLTKKAFEVADVVMSRRKEEFTKQDRAILEYVFEETKRYRRE from the coding sequence ATGAATTACATTCTTTTTGATGGACCGTCTCGTAACAATTTGTTACCATTTACATTCACCAGACCTGTAGCAGATATTAGAGTTGGAATTTTAACCATTCGTGAAAAGTGGGAAACTTTTTTAAAGACAACAACTACTACGATTACAGAAGACTACTTGTCTGATAAATATCCAATGATAGAAATGGAAGAAAATGTGATGATTAATGCCTCTTGCCTTCCAAACTTAGAATTGGTTGAAATGATAAAGGGTTTAAAAGAAAATCAAGCCATTTTTAAGGACGAAGCTATTATTGCCTTTTTTGCTAAAGAAGCACAGGACGATATTGACTTTGACCGTTTTGAAACATTTGAGTTTAGAGAAAGTATTATAAAAATTGAAAATACTTGGGATATATTTTCTAAAAATGGTGAAGCTATTCAGGAAGATTTTAACTTAATTACAAAAGATAGAATATCGCAACCCATACCATCGAGTAATAATATTATAGCTCCAGAAAATATTTTTATAGAGGAAGGAGCTACATTGGAGTTCGTGACGCTTAACGCCAGTACAGGTCCTATTTATATTGGAGAAAATACTGAAATAATGGAAGGAACCACCATACGAGGTTCTTTTGCTTTGTGTGAGCATGCTGTAGTAAAAATGGCTGCAAAAATTTATGGACCAACAACAGTTGGACCTTATAGTAAAGTTGGTGGAGAGATTAAGAACTCTGTTTTGTTTGCTAACTCAAATAAAGGTCATGAAGGCTATTTAGGAAATTCTGTTTTGGGAGAATGGTGTAACATGGGGGCAGACACGAATACTTCTAATTTAAAAAATAACTACGCAGAAGTACGTTTATGGAACTATGAAACTGAAGGCTTTGCTAAAATAGGGTCACAATTTTGTGGGCTAATGATGGGCGACCACAGTAAATGTGGTATCAATACAATGTTTAATACAGGAACAGTTGTAGGGGTAAGTGCCAATATTTTTGGTAGTGGATTTCCAAGAAATTTTGTGCCAAGTTTTAGCTGGGGTGGTAATAGCGGCTTTACAACCTATTTAACTAAGAAAGCATTTGAAGTAGCAGATGTTGTTATGTCTAGGCGCAAAGAGGAATTCACTAAACAGGATCGAGCTATTTTGGAATATGTATTTGAAGAAACTAAGAGATACAGAAGGGAATAA
- a CDS encoding N-acetyltransferase, whose amino-acid sequence MVEAAELIDNDFLRQFEIKIDDHLAKIEYSLQERKIFLTKLIIPEGIKDQEFSKEFLVAVFEQIEERNLSVVPTSPEIAKFVRSNRKYKRMLPVGVRI is encoded by the coding sequence ATGGTTGAAGCTGCAGAACTAATTGATAACGATTTTTTACGTCAGTTTGAAATAAAAATTGATGACCATTTAGCTAAAATTGAATACTCTTTACAAGAAAGAAAGATTTTTCTAACAAAGCTAATTATACCTGAAGGCATTAAAGATCAGGAATTTAGCAAAGAATTCCTAGTAGCTGTTTTCGAACAAATTGAAGAACGCAATTTAAGTGTAGTACCTACAAGCCCTGAAATAGCTAAGTTTGTAAGAAGCAATAGAAAATACAAACGTATGCTTCCTGTTGGAGTAAGAATTTAA
- a CDS encoding ATP-binding cassette domain-containing protein — MTRAEARIKEVVTFFENKDTFLGYRKLMDCAIDTQNLDIYNEVIELTDWKEKFPDEEDELIKRSLQTLNKIAKISIEDYNTKKTVVTGSNIIKSYGNNRFTLGPVSINIHKGDVYGLVGENGNGKTTLLRILAKELKHNEGSLEFNFDKGFNNDYDLRSNLVYIPQRTQKWYGSLKDNLKFVLSNYGMSPKENETRVLMMIARFGLWNYKHLKWNELSSGYKMRFELARTLLRQPELLLLDEPLANLDVLAQQVILEDLKSICNSINNPIALILSSQQLYEVEKVSDKVIYLKNGRHKEHEDKEAITNTKSHLIVEIDCHCERDKLKQIFADLSLEKLIYNGGVFVAYFPNEIAFPLVLETLGKHKIDVIYTRNITKSTRRFFVS; from the coding sequence ATGACAAGAGCAGAAGCGAGAATTAAAGAAGTGGTTACTTTTTTTGAAAACAAAGACACTTTTTTAGGGTATCGAAAACTTATGGACTGTGCTATAGATACTCAAAACTTAGATATTTACAATGAGGTTATAGAACTCACCGATTGGAAAGAAAAATTCCCGGATGAAGAAGATGAACTCATAAAAAGAAGTCTTCAGACTCTAAATAAAATTGCTAAAATCTCCATTGAAGATTATAACACTAAAAAAACCGTTGTAACTGGTTCAAATATTATTAAAAGTTATGGCAATAATCGCTTTACATTGGGCCCTGTTTCTATTAATATTCATAAAGGTGATGTTTATGGATTAGTTGGAGAAAATGGAAATGGCAAAACAACATTATTAAGAATTCTAGCTAAAGAACTGAAACACAACGAAGGGAGTTTAGAATTTAATTTTGATAAGGGATTTAATAATGACTATGATTTACGTTCGAATTTGGTATATATTCCACAACGAACTCAAAAATGGTACGGTAGTCTTAAAGATAATTTAAAATTCGTTTTATCAAATTATGGTATGAGTCCCAAGGAAAATGAAACGAGAGTTTTAATGATGATTGCTCGTTTTGGCTTATGGAATTATAAACATTTAAAATGGAACGAATTATCTTCCGGATATAAAATGCGTTTTGAATTAGCTAGAACGTTATTAAGACAACCTGAATTATTACTTTTAGATGAACCACTAGCTAATCTGGATGTACTAGCCCAGCAGGTTATTTTAGAAGATTTAAAATCTATTTGTAATTCTATAAATAACCCTATCGCATTAATATTGAGTTCCCAGCAATTGTATGAAGTAGAAAAAGTATCTGATAAGGTCATATATCTTAAAAACGGCAGACATAAAGAGCATGAAGATAAAGAAGCCATTACAAATACTAAAAGTCATTTAATAGTAGAAATTGATTGTCATTGTGAAAGAGATAAACTCAAACAAATTTTTGCTGATTTAAGCCTTGAAAAGTTAATCTATAATGGAGGTGTCTTTGTTGCTTATTTCCCTAATGAGATAGCTTTCCCATTAGTTCTTGAAACTTTAGGAAAGCACAAAATAGATGTTATATATACGCGTAACATAACAAAATCCACAAGACGTTTCTTTGTTTCTTAA
- the mtaB gene encoding tRNA (N(6)-L-threonylcarbamoyladenosine(37)-C(2))-methylthiotransferase MtaB has translation MNKKVAFYTLGCKLNFSETSTIARNFTDEGFDRVDFSEKADIYVINTCSVTENADKRFKTIVKQAQKSNSDAFVAAVGCYAQLKPQELADIDGVDLVLGATEKFKITDYLNDLSKNDFGEVHSCEIEEADFYVGSYSIGDRTRAFLKVQDGCDYKCTYCTIPLARGISRSDTMGNVLKNAQEISKQNIKEIVLTGVNIGDYGKGEFGNKKHEHTFLDLVTKLDHVEGIERLRISSIEPNLLKNETIDLVSKSRAFVPHFHIPLQSGNNEILKKMKRRYMRELYVDRVSKIKEVMPHACIGVDVIVGFPGETDEHFLETYNFLNALDISYLHVFTYSERDNTEAVEMNGVVPNNVRGKRSKMLRGLSVKKRRAFYESQIGTTRTVLFESENKEGYIHGFTENYVKVKTPWNPELINTLHQVGLTKIDTDGLVRFEFVKVFSS, from the coding sequence ATGAATAAAAAAGTCGCATTTTATACTTTAGGTTGTAAACTGAACTTTTCAGAGACATCAACTATTGCCAGAAATTTTACAGATGAAGGTTTTGACCGTGTGGATTTTTCTGAAAAAGCGGATATTTATGTGATTAATACCTGTTCGGTTACCGAGAATGCAGACAAACGTTTTAAAACGATTGTGAAACAAGCTCAGAAGTCAAATTCAGATGCTTTTGTTGCAGCAGTAGGATGTTATGCACAATTAAAACCTCAAGAATTGGCCGATATAGATGGTGTTGATTTGGTTTTAGGAGCTACTGAAAAATTCAAAATAACAGACTATCTGAATGATCTTTCTAAAAATGATTTTGGAGAAGTACATTCTTGTGAGATAGAAGAAGCCGATTTTTATGTAGGGAGTTATTCTATTGGAGATAGAACGCGCGCTTTTTTAAAAGTTCAAGATGGATGTGACTATAAATGTACCTATTGTACTATACCGTTAGCTCGTGGTATTTCACGAAGTGATACGATGGGAAATGTCTTAAAAAATGCTCAAGAAATTTCTAAGCAAAATATAAAGGAAATTGTGCTCACTGGTGTTAATATTGGCGATTATGGTAAAGGGGAGTTTGGTAACAAAAAGCACGAACATACTTTTTTGGATTTAGTTACCAAATTAGATCATGTTGAAGGTATTGAACGATTAAGAATTTCGTCTATCGAACCTAACCTTTTAAAAAATGAAACGATTGATTTAGTATCTAAGTCAAGAGCTTTCGTACCTCATTTTCATATCCCATTACAATCTGGTAATAACGAGATACTTAAAAAAATGAAACGTCGCTATATGCGCGAACTGTATGTAGATCGCGTTTCTAAAATAAAAGAAGTAATGCCTCATGCTTGCATAGGTGTAGATGTTATTGTAGGTTTTCCTGGAGAAACAGATGAACACTTTTTGGAGACTTATAATTTTTTGAATGCATTAGATATTTCATATTTACATGTATTTACATACTCTGAGCGTGATAATACAGAAGCTGTAGAAATGAATGGGGTAGTGCCTAACAATGTAAGAGGTAAGCGAAGTAAAATGCTGCGAGGTTTATCGGTTAAAAAACGTCGAGCTTTTTATGAAAGTCAAATAGGTACTACTAGAACGGTATTATTTGAAAGTGAAAATAAAGAAGGGTACATTCATGGGTTTACCGAAAACTACGTAAAAGTAAAAACACCTTGGAATCCTGAATTAATTAATACATTACACCAGGTGGGTCTTACCAAAATTGATACAGATGGTTTAGTAAGGTTTGAATTTGTAAAAGTGTTTTCAAGTTAG
- a CDS encoding TolB family protein, with the protein MLKLFYYIIFLIGLISFSQTKDYSVTNVEINTEYPHFGLMQISDSRIIFTSYLLDKKGRLKRFEGNPILTIYEGDFSEGGHIVNVNPVQIDPKQNISHITSATISPDGKHIYLTTNYTRKNMPKGNFNEANFHITVGEYKTGLGWTNFKVLPFCKLKYSYAHPALSKDGKTLYFTANIRGGKETTRGGSDIFKVDILDDNTYSEPKNLGSKVNSYSRDMFPFISADNTLYFASNRPNGFGGFDIYKSTMNADGTFEKAEKLPQPMNSKQDDFCLIIDAENKTGYFSSKRPEGKGDDDIYYFIQTN; encoded by the coding sequence ATGCTAAAGTTATTTTATTATATAATCTTTTTAATTGGACTGATAAGTTTTTCTCAAACTAAAGACTACAGTGTTACAAACGTAGAAATTAATACAGAATACCCGCATTTTGGTTTGATGCAGATTAGTGATTCAAGAATTATTTTTACTTCATATTTATTAGATAAAAAAGGGAGGTTAAAGCGATTTGAAGGTAATCCTATACTGACCATTTATGAGGGCGATTTTTCAGAAGGAGGCCATATAGTTAATGTGAACCCCGTACAAATAGATCCAAAACAAAATATATCCCATATTACAAGTGCCACTATATCTCCAGATGGAAAGCACATTTATTTAACTACCAATTATACTAGAAAAAATATGCCGAAAGGTAATTTTAACGAAGCTAATTTTCATATTACTGTAGGCGAATATAAAACAGGTTTAGGCTGGACTAACTTTAAAGTATTGCCATTCTGTAAACTTAAATATTCTTATGCGCATCCTGCTTTAAGTAAAGATGGAAAAACTTTATATTTTACAGCTAACATTAGAGGAGGTAAAGAGACTACAAGAGGTGGTTCTGATATTTTTAAGGTAGATATTCTAGATGACAATACTTATAGCGAACCAAAAAATTTAGGAAGTAAAGTCAATTCTTATAGTCGAGATATGTTTCCTTTTATAAGTGCTGATAACACATTGTATTTTGCGTCAAATAGACCCAATGGTTTTGGTGGATTCGATATTTATAAAAGTACCATGAATGCTGACGGTACTTTTGAAAAAGCTGAAAAATTACCACAGCCAATGAATAGCAAACAAGACGATTTTTGTTTGATTATTGATGCCGAAAATAAAACAGGCTATTTTTCCTCGAAACGTCCAGAGGGTAAAGGCGATGATGATATTTATTATTTTATACAAACTAATTGA
- a CDS encoding ABC transporter substrate-binding protein, giving the protein MKLVKTNIKYLVSYSFITYVTLLLNSCSDKAQTNKDHLVFRYNEYANINTLDPAFSRTLQDNSVCNQLFNGLVQLDSDLNILPCIAKSWDTSDDGLTYKFTLRNDVYFHKHELFGKDSTRIVIAEDFEYSLHRLKDEKIAAPGSWVLNKVDGFEAINDTIFQITLKQPFPAFIGLLTMKYCSVVPKEVVEHYGIEFRSHPIGTGPFKFKRWEENIKLVFRKNQYYFEKDETGKSLPYLEAVALTFLPDKQSEFLQFAQGNIDFVSGLDASYKDELLTADGRLRDSYAETVNMIRGPYLNTEYLGFYLDSKTPEIQSELIRKAINYGFDRKKMMIYLRNGIGNPANGGFIPMGLAGYNKSIGFSYQPEKAKQLVKQFKEESGIANPEITLVTTSNYLSFCEFIQRELQKTGLVIHVDVMPEATLRSARSNGKVDMFRSSWIADYLDAENYLSIFYSKNFAPNGSNYFHFKNTLLDSLYNKAFTITDIEERKHLYTTMDSLAMQNAIMVPLFYDEVVRFTRKNVSGLGINPINLLDLRRVKKN; this is encoded by the coding sequence ATGAAACTAGTAAAAACTAATATCAAATACTTAGTATCTTACTCATTTATAACATACGTTACTTTGTTATTAAATTCATGTTCAGATAAAGCACAGACAAATAAAGATCATTTAGTTTTTAGATATAATGAATATGCAAACATAAATACCTTAGACCCTGCTTTTTCTAGAACTTTACAGGATAATTCGGTTTGCAATCAATTATTCAATGGTTTAGTACAATTAGATAGTGATTTGAATATTCTTCCATGTATAGCAAAAAGCTGGGATACATCGGACGATGGATTAACATACAAGTTTACATTACGGAATGACGTCTATTTCCACAAGCATGAATTATTTGGAAAGGATTCTACCAGAATAGTTATTGCCGAGGATTTTGAATATAGCCTCCATCGTTTAAAAGATGAAAAAATTGCAGCTCCTGGAAGCTGGGTTTTAAATAAGGTAGATGGTTTTGAAGCTATTAATGATACCATTTTTCAGATTACCCTAAAGCAACCATTCCCTGCCTTTATAGGCTTATTAACCATGAAATATTGTTCGGTTGTCCCAAAAGAAGTTGTTGAACATTATGGCATTGAATTCAGGTCCCACCCTATTGGTACAGGGCCTTTTAAATTTAAGCGTTGGGAAGAAAACATCAAACTTGTATTTAGAAAAAATCAATATTATTTTGAAAAAGACGAAACTGGCAAATCATTACCATATTTGGAGGCTGTAGCACTTACTTTCTTACCTGATAAGCAAAGTGAGTTTTTACAATTTGCACAAGGCAATATAGATTTTGTATCTGGCTTAGACGCATCATATAAAGATGAGCTGTTAACCGCAGATGGACGCTTACGTGATTCCTATGCTGAGACTGTTAATATGATTCGTGGTCCCTATTTAAATACAGAATATTTGGGGTTCTATTTAGATTCTAAAACTCCTGAAATACAATCTGAATTAATAAGGAAAGCAATTAATTATGGGTTTGATCGAAAAAAAATGATGATCTATTTACGTAATGGTATTGGCAATCCTGCCAATGGCGGTTTTATTCCCATGGGCTTGGCTGGTTACAATAAATCCATTGGTTTTTCTTATCAACCAGAAAAAGCAAAACAATTGGTAAAGCAGTTTAAAGAAGAAAGCGGTATTGCAAATCCGGAAATCACGTTAGTTACAACAAGCAATTATCTCAGTTTTTGTGAATTTATACAACGAGAACTTCAGAAAACAGGGTTAGTGATTCATGTTGATGTTATGCCAGAAGCAACTTTAAGATCAGCCAGATCAAATGGGAAGGTTGATATGTTTAGAAGCTCTTGGATTGCAGATTATCTGGACGCCGAAAACTATTTATCGATATTCTATAGTAAAAACTTTGCGCCTAACGGTTCAAACTATTTTCATTTTAAAAACACATTATTAGATAGTTTATACAATAAAGCCTTTACTATTACAGACATTGAAGAAAGAAAACATTTATATACAACTATGGATTCTCTAGCTATGCAAAACGCCATTATGGTACCTTTATTCTATGATGAAGTCGTTCGTTTTACAAGAAAAAATGTTTCTGGACTTGGTATTAACCCTATTAATTTACTAGACTTAAGACGGGTTAAAAAGAACTGA